The following proteins come from a genomic window of Campylobacter coli 76339:
- a CDS encoding putative glycosyltransferase, which translates to MKTVGVVIPIYNVEKYLKECLDSVINQTYTNLEIILVNDGSTNEFFLYNPYEFDSGWGKNISAQYFSNTDTIVFYDFDFIVGDNFVDEIYLCKKGRYKAISPFSDICHLDQIELDEIKINPNFIKSIARDYHPIKSIAYGLCIFNKEFFLNIKGFVCHASYDIENRVMDNMLRYFCKANEIRISNSTYFCLWSPEEREVQHSSNLIFLKEKYGNSYIENQQKYNNICLAGEINIEAIERYNNLRKIFFEDMELYNSNDVYYVDNSYISTRNNENFYTKKSEYEDSVYNISFDDLYNLNNFRNIYKGKRCFIIGNGPTLNKHDLSLLKNEITFGFNSIFYKRDEFKPNFYIVEDNLVMRENIEIIESYDVQYKFFPINYKSWIKKPSSNQIFFKMNLGFYHDKSRYYRIPRFSLDATEELFCGQSVTYIALQLAYFMGFSEVYFIGMDFHYVIPKSHKRRGYTLISDTDDPNHFHKDYFGKGKSWHDPLIHFVPRNYQLAKLIYESSGRKIYNATIGGKLEIFDRVDYYSIFKKTNIPNTGAVEQVKKHLSYKLGKAIIHDTKQFKNIINFPFRIFRIVKEHNKDKNNIGKNLREYSDYSEAVKIQQYFSYRLGRCIVSNYKNPFLLYKLIKIVIEHKRRK; encoded by the coding sequence ATGAAGACTGTAGGTGTAGTAATTCCTATCTATAATGTAGAAAAATATTTAAAAGAGTGTTTAGATAGTGTTATCAATCAAACTTATACCAACCTAGAAATCATACTTGTAAATGATGGTAGTACAAATGAATTTTTTCTTTATAATCCATACGAATTTGATTCTGGATGGGGAAAAAATATATCTGCACAGTATTTCTCAAATACAGATACGATTGTATTTTATGATTTTGATTTTATTGTTGGAGATAATTTTGTGGACGAGATTTATTTGTGCAAGAAAGGGAGGTATAAAGCTATTTCCCCATTTAGCGATATTTGTCATTTGGATCAAATTGAATTAGATGAAATAAAAATAAACCCAAATTTTATCAAATCTATTGCGCGTGATTATCATCCTATTAAATCAATTGCTTATGGATTGTGTATTTTTAATAAAGAATTTTTTTTAAATATCAAAGGTTTTGTTTGTCACGCATCTTATGATATAGAAAATAGAGTGATGGATAATATGCTTAGATATTTTTGTAAAGCAAATGAAATTAGAATATCTAATTCGACTTATTTTTGTTTATGGAGTCCAGAAGAAAGAGAGGTGCAACATAGTTCAAATTTAATTTTTTTGAAAGAAAAATATGGAAATAGTTATATTGAAAATCAACAAAAATATAATAATATTTGTTTAGCAGGTGAAATTAATATTGAAGCAATAGAAAGGTATAATAATTTAAGGAAAATTTTCTTTGAAGATATGGAGCTATATAACTCCAATGATGTATATTATGTAGATAATTCATACATATCTACACGGAATAATGAAAATTTTTATACAAAAAAATCAGAATATGAAGATAGTGTATACAATATATCTTTTGATGATTTGTATAATTTAAATAATTTTAGAAATATTTATAAAGGCAAGAGATGCTTTATTATTGGAAATGGACCAACCTTAAATAAGCATGATTTATCTTTATTAAAAAACGAAATTACTTTTGGGTTTAATTCTATTTTTTACAAAAGAGATGAATTTAAACCAAATTTTTACATTGTTGAAGATAATTTGGTAATGAGAGAGAATATTGAAATTATTGAGAGTTATGATGTTCAATATAAATTTTTCCCTATAAATTATAAGAGTTGGATAAAAAAACCGTCTTCGAATCAAATTTTTTTTAAGATGAATTTGGGATTTTATCATGATAAGTCTAGATATTATCGTATACCACGTTTTTCTTTGGATGCTACTGAAGAGTTATTTTGTGGACAAAGTGTTACTTATATTGCGTTACAATTGGCTTATTTTATGGGTTTTAGCGAGGTGTATTTTATTGGAATGGATTTTCACTATGTCATTCCTAAATCTCACAAAAGAAGAGGTTATACTTTAATATCGGATACAGATGATCCAAATCATTTTCATAAAGATTATTTTGGAAAAGGTAAGAGTTGGCATGATCCATTAATTCATTTTGTTCCAAGAAACTATCAGCTAGCAAAATTAATCTATGAAAGTTCAGGAAGGAAGATTTATAACGCTACTATTGGAGGAAAATTGGAAATTTTTGATAGAGTAGATTATTATTCTATATTTAAAAAAACAAATATACCAAATACCGGTGCTGTAGAGCAGGTTAAAAAGCATTTGAGTTATAAACTTGGAAAAGCTATTATTCATGATACAAAGCAATTCAAGAATATAATTAATTTTCCTTTTAGAATATTTAGAATTGTTAAAGAACATAATAAAGATAAAAACAATATTGGCAAAAATCTAAGAGAGTATAGTGATTACTCTGAGGCTGTAAAAATACAACAATATTTTTCCTATAGACTAGGGAGGTGCATTGTTTCTAACTATAAAAATCCATTTTTATTATATAAATTAATAAAAATTGTTATAGAGCATAAAAGAAGAAAATAG
- a CDS encoding D-3-phosphoglycerate dehydrogenase, whose amino-acid sequence MKVFVSTHPFGETSKKPLELLDVNGFEVRLNNHGRKITSQELAKDIKDAEVLIAGTEKITEEVLKNAPNLKLISRVGIGLDGIDFELCHKYDIRVAYTPDAPTMAVSELCVGLMLDLARKISFTDANLKQGVWNRHMGMLLYGKTIGIVGMGRIGKSLIKLLSSFNVSFKVCEPNPDFAFLKMYNIELVDKVRLLKESDIVSLNLPLKIDTANFLSLSELEVMKKHAILINTARGGIVNEDDLYMALKNNIIAGAAVDVFEEEPYKGKLRELDNVVLTCHMGASTIESRTEMETQAVEEAIRYKNHISLKNEVFKNE is encoded by the coding sequence ATGAAAGTATTTGTATCAACTCATCCATTTGGAGAAACTTCTAAGAAGCCATTGGAATTGTTAGATGTAAATGGATTTGAGGTTAGATTAAATAATCATGGAAGAAAAATCACTTCACAAGAGTTAGCCAAGGATATTAAAGATGCTGAAGTTTTGATAGCGGGTACTGAAAAAATTACAGAAGAGGTTTTAAAAAATGCTCCAAATTTAAAACTTATATCAAGAGTTGGAATAGGATTGGATGGTATTGATTTCGAGTTATGCCATAAATATGATATAAGAGTAGCTTATACACCTGATGCGCCTACTATGGCAGTATCAGAATTATGTGTAGGTTTAATGCTTGATTTGGCAAGAAAAATTAGCTTTACTGATGCAAACCTTAAACAAGGTGTTTGGAATAGACATATGGGTATGTTACTTTATGGAAAAACGATCGGTATTGTCGGCATGGGAAGAATAGGAAAAAGTCTGATTAAATTACTGTCTTCTTTTAATGTTTCTTTTAAAGTATGTGAACCAAATCCAGATTTTGCTTTTTTAAAAATGTACAATATAGAATTGGTGGATAAGGTAAGATTGCTAAAAGAGTCTGATATTGTATCTTTAAATCTACCATTAAAAATAGATACTGCAAATTTTTTATCACTTAGTGAATTAGAAGTTATGAAAAAGCATGCTATTTTAATTAATACAGCAAGAGGTGGTATAGTCAATGAGGATGATTTATATATGGCCTTAAAAAATAATATTATCGCAGGTGCAGCTGTGGATGTTTTTGAAGAGGAGCCATATAAGGGTAAGCTAAGAGAGCTTGACAATGTTGTTTTGACTTGCCATATGGGCGCTAGTACTATAGAAAGTAGAACAGAGATGGAAACCCAAGCGGTTGAAGAAGCTATAAGATACAAAAATCACATCTCTCTAAAAAATGAGGTTTTTAAAAATGAATAA
- a CDS encoding sialyltransferase CST-I, CAzY family GT42 yields MQNVIIAGNGPSLQSINYQRLPKEYDIFRCNQFYFEDKYYLGKNIKAAFFNPYPFLQQYHTAKQLVFNNEYKIENIFCSTFNLPFIEKDNFINKFYDFFPDAKLGHKIIENLKEFYAYIKYNEIYLNKRITSGIYMCAIAIALGYKNIYLCGIDFYEGETIYPFKAMSKNIKKIFPWIKDFNPSNFHSKEYDIEILKLLESIYKVNIYALCDNSALANYFPLLVNTDNSFVLENKSDDCINDILLTNNTPGINFYKSQIQVNNTEILLLNFQNMISAKENEISNLNKILQDSYKTINTKENEISNLNKILQDSYKTINTKENEISNLNKILQDKDKLLIVKENLLNFKSRHGKAKFRIQNQLSYKLGQAMMVNSKSLLGYIRMPFVLSYIKDKHKQEQKIYQEKIKKDPSLTLPPLEDYPDYKEALKEKECLTYRLGQTLIKADQEWYKGGYVKMWFEIKKLKKEYKKK; encoded by the coding sequence ATGCAAAATGTAATTATAGCAGGAAATGGGCCTAGTCTTCAAAGTATTAACTATCAAAGACTACCGAAAGAATATGATATTTTTAGATGCAATCAGTTCTATTTTGAAGATAAATATTATTTAGGAAAAAATATCAAAGCTGCATTTTTTAATCCATACCCTTTCTTACAGCAATATCACACAGCTAAGCAATTGGTGTTTAACAATGAATACAAGATAGAAAATATTTTTTGCTCCACATTCAATTTGCCTTTTATCGAAAAGGATAATTTTATAAATAAATTTTATGATTTTTTTCCTGATGCAAAACTTGGCCATAAGATCATTGAAAATCTTAAAGAGTTTTATGCCTATATAAAATATAATGAAATTTATTTAAATAAGAGAATTACTTCTGGTATTTATATGTGCGCCATAGCAATTGCATTGGGATATAAAAATATATATTTATGTGGAATTGATTTTTATGAAGGAGAAACCATTTATCCTTTTAAGGCTATGAGTAAAAATATAAAAAAAATATTTCCTTGGATAAAAGATTTTAATCCATCAAATTTTCATTCTAAAGAATATGATATAGAAATATTAAAATTGCTAGAATCAATATACAAGGTTAACATCTACGCATTATGTGATAATTCTGCTTTGGCAAATTATTTTCCTCTATTAGTGAATACTGATAATAGTTTTGTTTTGGAAAATAAGAGTGATGATTGTATAAATGATATTTTATTAACCAATAATACACCGGGAATAAATTTTTACAAAAGTCAAATACAAGTTAATAATACTGAAATTCTATTACTCAATTTTCAAAATATGATTAGCGCTAAAGAAAATGAAATTTCTAATTTAAATAAGATTTTACAAGACAGTTATAAAACTATCAATACTAAAGAAAATGAAATTTCTAATTTAAATAAGATTTTACAAGACAGTTATAAAACTATCAATACTAAAGAAAATGAAATTTCTAATTTAAATAAGATTTTACAAGATAAGGACAAGCTGCTAATTGTGAAAGAAAACTTGCTAAACTTCAAAAGTCGCCATGGAAAAGCCAAATTCCGTATTCAAAACCAACTTTCCTATAAACTAGGACAAGCTATGATGGTAAATTCTAAATCTTTACTAGGTTATATAAGAATGCCTTTTGTATTATCTTATATAAAAGACAAACATAAACAAGAGCAAAAAATCTATCAAGAAAAAATAAAAAAAGATCCATCTTTAACACTACCTCCTTTGGAAGACTATCCTGATTATAAAGAAGCTCTAAAAGAAAAAGAATGTTTAACTTATAGATTAGGACAAACTTTAATTAAGGCTGATCAAGAATGGTATAAGGGAGGGTATGTTAAGATGTGGTTCGAGATCAAGAAATTAAAGAAGGAATATAAAAAGAAATAA
- a CDS encoding 2-dehydro-3-deoxyglucarate aldolase: MKLKEKLKNNQLSIGSWISIGHACIVEVMADAGFEWLVIDFEHTSMNYETVQNLIIVIQSKNIKALVRVSKNEEVIIKKVLDMGADGIIVPMIKSKADAIKAVEFAKYPPIGKRGVGLFRAQGYGSKFEEYKKWVDDNLIIIAQIEHYEAVENIEEIIKTEGIDGVIIGPYDLSGSLGFPGEYHRIEVKEAIARVLKCCKKYNIPSGFHVIETDTKKTSGKNT; the protein is encoded by the coding sequence ATGAAATTAAAAGAAAAACTAAAAAATAATCAGTTAAGTATAGGCAGCTGGATTAGTATTGGCCATGCTTGTATTGTTGAAGTGATGGCAGATGCTGGTTTTGAATGGCTTGTGATAGATTTTGAACATACTTCTATGAATTATGAGACAGTTCAAAATTTAATTATTGTTATTCAATCTAAGAATATTAAGGCTTTGGTTAGGGTAAGCAAAAATGAAGAGGTGATTATAAAAAAAGTTTTAGATATGGGAGCCGATGGTATTATAGTTCCGATGATTAAGAGTAAAGCAGATGCAATTAAAGCGGTTGAATTCGCAAAGTATCCCCCTATTGGCAAAAGAGGCGTAGGATTGTTTAGGGCTCAAGGTTATGGATCAAAATTTGAAGAATATAAAAAATGGGTTGATGATAATCTCATTATCATTGCTCAAATAGAACATTATGAAGCCGTTGAAAATATAGAAGAAATAATAAAAACAGAAGGAATTGATGGAGTTATTATAGGTCCGTATGATTTATCTGGGAGTTTGGGTTTTCCTGGGGAGTATCATAGAATAGAGGTAAAAGAGGCTATTGCTAGAGTTTTAAAATGTTGTAAAAAGTATAATATACCTTCGGGCTTTCATGTAATAGAAACTGATACCAAAAAAACTTCAGGAAAGAATACATGA
- a CDS encoding Putative cyclase superfamily — translation MKNNYIYLSYCLDETTPTYGNRDKMKLTKKSSIECGDIANHTIVTISVHNGTHLDMPLHFFSSGQSIEDFCCSDFIFNQVLFIEIDSSDLIVNHNLIQKMSEVENKIKFEAIVVKTGLCYKRDQEVYWKENFGFHPNIADYIRQFFPNVRLFGFDSISVSSFSNRELGRVAHKSFLNPKKPILLLEDMKLNNLSEKSNIKKLIVAPLRIKNSDGLPCTVIAEVE, via the coding sequence ATGAAAAATAACTATATATATTTATCTTATTGTCTAGATGAAACAACTCCAACTTATGGCAATCGTGATAAAATGAAATTAACAAAAAAAAGTTCTATAGAGTGTGGTGATATTGCGAATCATACTATAGTGACAATAAGTGTTCATAACGGAACCCATCTTGATATGCCTTTGCATTTCTTTTCCAGTGGGCAAAGTATAGAAGATTTTTGTTGTAGTGATTTTATTTTTAACCAAGTTTTATTTATCGAAATTGATTCTAGCGATCTTATTGTTAATCACAATTTAATACAAAAAATGTCAGAGGTGGAAAATAAAATAAAATTTGAAGCTATTGTTGTCAAAACAGGACTTTGTTATAAAAGAGATCAAGAGGTGTATTGGAAAGAAAATTTTGGTTTTCACCCAAACATAGCTGATTATATCAGACAATTTTTCCCTAATGTTAGATTATTTGGTTTTGATAGCATTTCTGTTTCAAGTTTTTCAAATAGAGAATTAGGCAGAGTTGCACATAAGAGTTTTCTAAATCCTAAAAAACCTATATTGCTTTTAGAAGATATGAAGTTAAATAATCTTTCTGAGAAGAGTAATATAAAAAAACTTATAGTTGCGCCATTAAGAATTAAAAATTCTGATGGACTACCTTGTACGGTTATAGCAGAGGTAGAGTAA
- a CDS encoding glycosyltransferase, CAzY family GT2, which translates to MNKKNGGLSSARNVGIEYFSGEYKLNNRTQDIKENSLIEFDIEGRNSYEIHSVYKSCKAFKNKQELTNFTYPDIDYIIFLDSDDYWELNCIEECVPRMDGVEVVWFDYDWVYKHEISEYFCDETYQDLYGFKSGIISSTEWASKYSNVGRKWFIFAWHGMIDFRYLKSIKLKFVDNAIHEDICFGTLLFMYSKFIYVLRKKIYKYRIRENSICDRNENNNRAWINPYFRKAYLYFGSNVKKTKKYHKLYSVILSTCYLVEFINNNKKENSLDYSSIIRDRIDALWSALNSLTHDPLEAYKKIPKVLYKDRINEIIQDYEYKINILKYGSAKSRIQNQLSYKLGQVLIFNSKNILGILFLPIYLISTVIVYKQEKKIYLKKIKRIHL; encoded by the coding sequence TTGAATAAAAAAAATGGTGGTTTAAGTAGTGCTAGAAATGTGGGCATAGAATATTTTAGTGGAGAATATAAACTCAATAATAGAACGCAAGATATCAAAGAAAATTCTTTGATAGAATTTGATATAGAAGGTAGAAATTCTTATGAAATCCATAGTGTTTATAAAAGTTGTAAAGCTTTTAAAAATAAACAAGAATTAACAAACTTTACTTATCCTGATATCGATTATATCATCTTTTTAGATTCTGATGATTATTGGGAGTTAAATTGTATAGAAGAATGCGTACCTAGAATGGATGGAGTTGAAGTAGTTTGGTTTGATTATGATTGGGTGTATAAACATGAAATAAGTGAATATTTTTGTGATGAAACTTATCAAGATTTATATGGCTTTAAAAGTGGAATAATTAGCTCTACTGAATGGGCTAGCAAATATTCTAATGTTGGACGAAAGTGGTTTATCTTTGCATGGCATGGTATGATAGATTTCCGGTATTTAAAATCTATAAAATTAAAATTTGTTGATAATGCTATACATGAAGATATATGCTTCGGTACTTTGTTATTTATGTATTCAAAGTTTATATATGTTCTTAGAAAAAAAATATATAAATATAGAATACGAGAAAATAGTATTTGCGATCGAAATGAAAATAATAATCGTGCATGGATAAATCCTTATTTTAGGAAAGCATATTTATATTTTGGTTCAAATGTAAAAAAAACTAAAAAATATCATAAACTATATAGCGTAATATTAAGCACTTGTTATTTGGTTGAATTTATAAATAACAATAAAAAAGAGAATTCTTTAGATTATTCTTCTATAATAAGGGATAGAATTGATGCCTTATGGAGTGCTTTAAATTCTTTGACACACGATCCATTGGAAGCGTATAAGAAAATCCCAAAGGTATTATATAAAGATAGAATAAATGAAATAATTCAAGACTATGAGTATAAGATAAATATTTTGAAATATGGAAGCGCCAAATCCCGTATTCAAAATCAACTCTCTTATAAGTTAGGTCAAGTTCTAATTTTTAACTCTAAAAACATTTTAGGAATTTTGTTTTTACCTATTTATTTAATATCAACAGTAATAGTATATAAGCAGGAAAAGAAAATTTATTTAAAAAAAATAAAAAGGATCCATCTCTAG
- a CDS encoding NAD-dependent epimerase/dehydratase, with product MNKNVLVFGGGGFIGSYVVEELLANNYNVLYADINSCDSISMQHYRKCDIMQRKDVESLCQDMDIVFNFAGFANLDDAIANPLKTLELNVMGNMHILEGCRKCKIKRYIYASSAYAMSDKGSFYGISKLTSEKLIEEYFKKFGLKFTIIRYGSVYGEREYYNNYIYNLVKEAMLKGKISHGGDGEEIREYIHAYDVAKLALQIIENSEFENEYLILTGTERMQRKELFEMINEMLGGKIEISIKVSDYHNHYKTTPYSFHPTRSKKLVANPHIDMGQGILECMKNIEKKYL from the coding sequence ATGAATAAAAATGTCTTGGTTTTTGGTGGTGGAGGATTTATAGGCAGTTATGTTGTTGAAGAGCTATTGGCTAATAACTATAATGTTTTGTATGCTGATATAAATTCGTGCGATAGTATCTCAATGCAACACTATAGAAAATGTGATATTATGCAAAGAAAAGATGTTGAGTCTTTATGTCAAGATATGGATATAGTGTTTAATTTTGCAGGTTTTGCCAATTTAGATGACGCTATTGCAAATCCTTTAAAAACTTTAGAATTAAATGTTATGGGAAATATGCATATTTTAGAAGGGTGTAGAAAATGTAAAATAAAAAGATACATCTACGCAAGTAGTGCTTACGCCATGAGTGATAAAGGTTCTTTTTATGGTATTAGTAAGTTAACATCCGAAAAACTTATTGAGGAATATTTTAAAAAATTTGGGTTAAAATTTACTATTATTCGTTATGGTTCAGTATATGGGGAAAGAGAGTATTATAATAATTATATTTATAATTTAGTTAAAGAGGCGATGCTTAAAGGGAAGATTTCTCATGGTGGCGATGGTGAGGAGATTAGGGAATATATACATGCTTATGATGTTGCAAAATTAGCCTTGCAAATTATAGAAAATAGTGAATTTGAAAATGAATATTTGATTTTAACCGGTACGGAAAGAATGCAGAGAAAAGAATTATTTGAAATGATAAATGAGATGCTTGGAGGAAAAATAGAAATTTCAATTAAGGTTTCGGACTATCACAATCATTATAAAACTACTCCATATTCTTTTCATCCAACTAGAAGTAAAAAATTAGTAGCAAATCCCCATATTGATATGGGACAAGGTATCTTAGAGTGCATGAAAAATATAGAAAAGAAATATCTATGA
- a CDS encoding hydrolase, haloacid dehalogenase-like family, with protein sequence MINVENIKNIIFDFDGVILDSVELKTQAFAELFKEFPKNKVQELLEFHVQNGGISRYCKIQYFFENILCEEISDKEILNYAKSYSQLTKEKLCNPKYIIKETFEFIKKNQTHYNMHIASGADEQDLIEICKRLNLTQYFLSIHGSPMKKEILVKNLLINNNYKNKETILIGDSVNDFEVALDNKIYFYGVLL encoded by the coding sequence ATGATAAATGTAGAAAATATAAAAAATATTATTTTTGATTTTGATGGGGTTATACTTGACTCTGTAGAATTAAAAACACAAGCTTTTGCTGAGCTTTTTAAAGAATTTCCCAAAAATAAAGTGCAAGAATTATTAGAATTTCATGTGCAAAATGGTGGCATTTCTAGATATTGTAAAATTCAATATTTTTTTGAAAATATCCTTTGTGAAGAAATTTCAGATAAAGAAATTTTAAACTATGCAAAATCATATTCTCAACTCACAAAAGAAAAATTATGTAATCCCAAGTATATTATAAAAGAAACTTTTGAGTTTATTAAAAAAAATCAAACGCATTACAATATGCATATAGCTTCGGGTGCTGATGAGCAGGATTTGATTGAAATTTGCAAAAGGCTGAATTTGACTCAATATTTTTTAAGCATTCATGGTTCGCCCATGAAGAAAGAAATTTTGGTAAAAAATTTACTAATAAATAATAATTACAAAAATAAAGAAACAATTTTAATTGGAGATAGTGTTAATGATTTTGAAGTTGCTTTAGATAATAAAATTTATTTTTACGGAGTATTATTATGA
- a CDS encoding putative glycosyltransferase yields MKRLAIHLFGHLRTYEMTYQSFQDYIINPNAEDGWKIDIFIHTWDVLSSSVGSWHRGKYEFNERKITNMDIEKLHQIYHPKKISIETLEEDYGLDITVRRVNELRKEYERQNNINYDYMLFTRPDIIFFKEFRLSYYLGLYSRNPLKKIGLPEKFVMCASRILERFPLYDPRWTPANDILWFAKTSNSCVPNAENKDKMKIYLKYRIGIECDIKRPFGFECIQEKQDENKKPTLYFLQNTAKFRIQNQLSYKLGQAMMVNSKSLLGYIRMPFVLSYIKDKHKQEQKIYQEKIKKDPSLKLPPLEDYPDYKEALKEKECLTYRLGEALVKADKTWRKGGYVKLWFEIGKLKKELKKGG; encoded by the coding sequence ATGAAAAGATTGGCGATACACTTATTTGGTCATTTAAGAACATATGAGATGACATATCAAAGTTTCCAAGATTATATTATAAATCCTAATGCTGAAGATGGATGGAAAATTGATATTTTTATTCACACTTGGGATGTTTTAAGTTCTTCGGTAGGAAGTTGGCATAGGGGTAAGTATGAATTTAATGAAAGAAAAATAACAAACATGGATATTGAAAAACTTCATCAAATATATCATCCAAAAAAAATAAGTATCGAAACATTGGAAGAGGATTATGGTTTGGATATAACTGTTAGACGGGTAAATGAGCTTAGAAAGGAATATGAAAGACAAAATAATATTAATTATGATTATATGCTTTTTACTAGGCCAGATATTATTTTTTTTAAAGAATTTAGATTGTCTTACTATTTAGGTTTATATTCGAGAAATCCATTAAAAAAGATTGGATTGCCAGAGAAATTTGTTATGTGCGCCTCTCGAATTTTAGAGAGATTTCCGTTATATGATCCAAGATGGACTCCAGCAAATGATATTTTGTGGTTTGCAAAAACAAGTAATTCTTGCGTTCCAAATGCTGAAAATAAAGATAAAATGAAAATTTATTTAAAATATCGTATAGGTATAGAATGTGATATTAAAAGGCCTTTTGGGTTTGAGTGCATCCAAGAAAAACAGGATGAAAATAAAAAGCCAACTTTGTATTTTCTACAAAATACGGCCAAATTCCGTATTCAAAACCAACTTTCCTATAAACTAGGACAAGCTATGATGGTAAATTCTAAATCTTTACTAGGTTATATAAGAATGCCTTTTGTATTATCTTATATAAAAGACAAACATAAACAAGAGCAAAAAATCTATCAAGAAAAAATAAAAAAAGATCCATCTTTAAAACTACCTCCTTTGGAAGACTATCCTGATTATAAAGAAGCTCTGAAAGAAAAAGAATGTTTAACTTATAGATTAGGCGAAGCTTTAGTAAAAGCTGATAAAACTTGGCGCAAGGGAGGATATGTTAAATTATGGTTTGAGATTGGAAAATTGAAGAAGGAATTAAAAAAAGGGGGCTAA
- a CDS encoding Bglycosyltransferase, CAzY family GT2, with amino-acid sequence MENEIMKTVGVVIPIYNVEKYLKECLDSVINQTYTNLEIILVNDGSTDESSLNIAKEYTLKDKRITLFDKKNGGLSSARNVGIEYFSGEYKLNNRTQDIKENSLIEFDIEGRNSYEIHSVYKSCKAFKNKQELTNFTYPDIDYIIFLDSDDYWELNCIEECVPRMDGVEVVWFDYHIYYDDISCLKSHLTILEHHKYGFNCKESSTDFFKRMLKLNRDTFWFSVTGMIDFRYLKFIKLKFLDGIIHEDHYFGKLLFFQSSFIYVLVEKLYFYRIRKNSIMNYDSSGIYIPEYNRFIYEIFDKNYFLYRKYVTFSSKVLTMLMVLKFVQKNRYLDGISLFEKTFCLKSKKRRIGLIDFEDKYFIKAIFLIIKKFYAMSDNSTINLELIINFISDIIYINKNSTNTTIFQNRYGSAKSRIQNQLSYKLGQVLIFNSKNILGILFLPIYLISTVIVYKQEKKIYLKK; translated from the coding sequence GTGGAAAATGAAATTATGAAGACTGTAGGTGTAGTAATTCCTATCTATAATGTAGAAAAATATTTAAAAGAGTGTTTAGATAGTGTTATCAATCAAACTTATACCAACCTAGAAATCATACTTGTAAATGATGGTAGTACGGATGAAAGTTCACTCAATATAGCCAAAGAATATACTTTAAAAGATAAAAGAATTACTCTTTTTGATAAAAAAAATGGTGGTTTAAGTAGTGCTAGAAATGTGGGCATAGAATATTTTAGTGGAGAATATAAACTCAATAATAGAACGCAAGATATCAAAGAAAATTCTTTGATAGAATTTGATATAGAAGGTAGAAATTCTTATGAAATCCATAGTGTTTATAAAAGTTGTAAAGCTTTTAAAAATAAACAAGAATTAACAAACTTTACTTATCCTGATATCGATTATATCATCTTTTTAGATTCTGATGATTATTGGGAGTTAAATTGTATAGAAGAATGCGTACCTAGAATGGATGGAGTTGAAGTAGTTTGGTTTGATTATCATATTTATTATGATGATATAAGTTGTTTAAAATCACACTTAACCATTCTTGAGCATCATAAATATGGTTTTAATTGTAAAGAAAGCTCAACGGATTTTTTTAAAAGGATGTTAAAATTAAATCGTGATACTTTTTGGTTTTCTGTTACGGGCATGATTGATTTTAGATATTTAAAATTTATAAAACTTAAATTTCTAGATGGTATTATTCATGAAGATCATTATTTTGGGAAACTTCTTTTTTTTCAGTCAAGCTTTATTTATGTTTTAGTAGAAAAATTATATTTTTATCGCATAAGGAAAAATAGTATCATGAATTATGATTCTAGCGGTATATATATACCAGAATATAATAGGTTTATATACGAAATTTTTGACAAAAATTATTTTTTATATAGAAAATATGTAACATTTTCTAGCAAGGTTTTAACCATGTTAATGGTGCTTAAATTTGTACAAAAAAATAGATATTTAGATGGGATATCTTTATTTGAAAAGACTTTTTGTTTAAAGTCAAAAAAAAGGAGAATTGGTTTAATTGATTTTGAAGATAAGTACTTTATTAAAGCAATATTTTTGATAATAAAAAAATTTTATGCAATGTCTGATAATTCAACTATTAATCTAGAATTAATAATAAATTTTATATCTGATATTATATACATAAACAAAAATAGCACCAATACAACAATATTTCAAAACAGATATGGAAGCGCCAAATCCCGTATTCAAAATCAACTCTCTTATAAGTTAGGTCAAGTTCTAATTTTTAACTCTAAAAACATTTTAGGAATTTTGTTTTTACCTATTTATTTAATATCAACAGTAATAGTATATAAGCAGGAAAAGAAAATTTATTTAAAAAAATAA